Below is a window of Quercus robur chromosome 6, dhQueRobu3.1, whole genome shotgun sequence DNA.
CTAATGTTCTTGCTTCATGTGCTGCCGTTGAAGCTTTGGATATTGGTCGGGAGGTTCACTCATTCGTAGTTAAACTTGGGCTCAGCAGTTGTATGCCTGTGGTGAATTCCTTGTTAAACATGTATGTGAAGTGTGGTGATCCAGTAACGGCAAAAGTTGTTTTCGATATGATGAGATTGAAGAACACGTCAAGTTGGAATGTTATGATTTCATTACATATGAAGTCTGGTCGGGTTGACCTTGCTCTTGCCCAATTCGAACAAATGGAAGTACGAGATATAGTTTCGTGGAATTCAATGATTGCAGGTTGTAATCAGCATGGTTTTGATCTTGAAGCGCTGGAAATTTTCTCAAACTTGTTGAAGAATTCTTCATTAAGGCCCGATAAGTTCACATTGGCAAGTGCTTTGTCAGCTTGTGCCAATCTTGAGAAGTTAGATCCTGGGGAACAAATCCATGGCTATATCATTAGAACTGAGTTTGGTACGTCTGGGGCAGTGGGGAATGCTCTGATTTCAATGTACGCCAAGTCTGGTGGGGTTGAAATTGCACGGAAGATTGTAGAGCAAAGTGGGTCTTCAGATCTTGATATTATAGCTTTTACATCGTTATTAGATGGCTACATCAAGCTTGGGAATATGAACCCAGCTAGAAAGATATTTGACTCGCTAAGAGACCGTGATGTGGTTGCATGGACGGCCATGATTGTAGGTTATGTGCAAAATGGCTTGAATAATGATGCTTTAAAGCTCTTCAGATCAATGATTACAGAAGGCCCCAAGCCAAATAGCCACACACTAGCAGCCATGTTAAGTGTCAGTTCAAGTTTGGCATCTTTGTATCATGGCAAACAAATTCATGCAAGTGCCATAAGAACATGGGAAGTATTATCAGTTTCTGTGAGCAATGCTCTAATCACCATGTATGCCAAATCTGGAAGCCTTAACAATGCAAAGCAGGTATTCAATTTAGTACGACAGAACAGAGATACTGTCTCTTGGACTTCCATGATTATAGCTTTGGCTCAACATGGCTATGGAGAAGAAGCCATTGAGCTTTTTGAGCAGATGCTGGCATATGGTATGAAGCCTGACCATATAACTTATGTTGGTGTGCTGTCTGCCTGTACACATGTGGGATTGGTGGAACAGGGTCGGAGATATTATAATTTGATGCAAGATATACACAAAATCGAACCCACCTTAAGCCATTATGCATGCATGATTGACCTTTTTGGGCGTGCTGGATTGCTACAAGAAGCACATGATTTTATTAAAAGTATGCCTATTGAACCAGATGTCATATCTTGGGGTTCACTTTTATCTTCTTGTAAGGTTCATAAAAATGTGGAGTTGGCAAAAATTGCAGCAGAAAGATTGCTTCTTATTGAGCCTGATAACAGTGGGGCTTATTCAGCCCTTGCTAATTTATATTCAGCTTGTCGTAGATGGGAAGATGCTGCTAAAATTAGAAAGTCAATGAAGGATAGAGGAGTGAAGAAAGATCAAGGATTCAGTTGGCTTCAGATACAAAACAAAGTCCATGTCTTTGGGGTCGAAGATGGTCTTCACCCACAGAAAGATGCCATATACGATATGATGGAAAAGATATGGaaggagattaaaaaaatgggTTTCATTCCAGATACAGAATCAGTATTGCATGACCTTGAACCAGAGGTGAAAGAGCAGATCCTCAGACATCACAGTGAAAAACTTGCTATTGCATTTGGGCTAATAAGTACCCCAGAGAACACTGCATTGAGAATCATGAAAAACCTTAGAGTTTGTAATGACTGCCACTCTGCCATAAAATTTATCTCCAAGCTTGTGGGCAGAGAAATTATTGTGAGAGACTCCACTCGTTTTCACCATTTCAAGGATGGTTCCTGCTCATGTCAGGATTATTGGTAGGAACAGGAGTGtgattttaagaaaaatctCCTGTTATCATGGTGCTGTTGCCACTGATGATTGTCGATGTTCCAGAATAGGGATGTAAGTTCTTCGTGAAGGAGATCATTCTATTGATGCATCAGTGGCTGCTGCTCTTTGTTTGGGATCATAAGCCCAGCATCAAGTGGCATTGGTGGAAAAACCTTTATGCTTCTGAGGTTAGCAATTGGGAAGGCACAAGCCTTTGAAATGAGAAAAACTGCCCCCTTGAAAGCTTCT
It encodes the following:
- the LOC126733196 gene encoding pentatricopeptide repeat-containing protein At2g22070, producing MEAPKPPSSTSSSDFYAYLLQTSLKSKDPLAGKLIHARIIKAGLHLGVFLMNNLMTFYAKSGFVSDAHRVFDEMNVRTIFSWNTILSAYAKQGRFDKAHRMFEEIPNRDSVSWTTMIVGYNQMGRFENAIQMFLEMVGSRVALTQYTITNVLASCAAVEALDIGREVHSFVVKLGLSSCMPVVNSLLNMYVKCGDPVTAKVVFDMMRLKNTSSWNVMISLHMKSGRVDLALAQFEQMEVRDIVSWNSMIAGCNQHGFDLEALEIFSNLLKNSSLRPDKFTLASALSACANLEKLDPGEQIHGYIIRTEFGTSGAVGNALISMYAKSGGVEIARKIVEQSGSSDLDIIAFTSLLDGYIKLGNMNPARKIFDSLRDRDVVAWTAMIVGYVQNGLNNDALKLFRSMITEGPKPNSHTLAAMLSVSSSLASLYHGKQIHASAIRTWEVLSVSVSNALITMYAKSGSLNNAKQVFNLVRQNRDTVSWTSMIIALAQHGYGEEAIELFEQMLAYGMKPDHITYVGVLSACTHVGLVEQGRRYYNLMQDIHKIEPTLSHYACMIDLFGRAGLLQEAHDFIKSMPIEPDVISWGSLLSSCKVHKNVELAKIAAERLLLIEPDNSGAYSALANLYSACRRWEDAAKIRKSMKDRGVKKDQGFSWLQIQNKVHVFGVEDGLHPQKDAIYDMMEKIWKEIKKMGFIPDTESVLHDLEPEVKEQILRHHSEKLAIAFGLISTPENTALRIMKNLRVCNDCHSAIKFISKLVGREIIVRDSTRFHHFKDGSCSCQDYW